From Neisseria cinerea:
GTCACGGCATTTTCACAACACTTACCGTCCGTATGCCGTCTGAAAATTGCCCGTCTTTCCGATAAGCCTTAAAATACACGCCGTCAAACCTATCGTTTTGCCTGCACATGAGTCCCTTCCCTTTTATCGAAATGAAAGATGTCGCCTTTGCGTATGGCGACCGCCCGATTCTGAAGAACATCAATTTCAGTATTCCGCAAGGCAATTTTGCTGCCGTAATGGGCGGTTCGGGCAGCGGCAAAACCACGCTGATGAGGCTGATTACAGGACAGATTCGTCCGCAGTCCGGGCAGGTTCTGATTGAAGGACGGGATTTGGCGGGCTTTTCGGCTGACGAGTTGTATGAACACCGCCGCCGTATGGGTGTGTTGTTCCAACACGGCGCACTGTTTACCGATTTGTCTGTATTTGACAATATTGCTTTCCCGATGCGCGAACTGACGCAGCTGCCGGAAGCGGTGATTCGAGATTTGGTTTTGTTGAAACTGAACGCGGTCGGTCTGCGCGGCGTGGAAAACCTGATGCCGTCCGAGTTGTCCGGTGGGATGTCGCGCCGCGTCGCGCTTGCCCGCACGATTGCGCTCGACCCTGAAATCATGTTGTACGACGAGCCGTTTACCGGCCTCGATCCGATTTCCTTGGGCGTGATTGCCCACTTGATCAGCCGCGTCAACAAGGCTTTGCGTTCGACCAGCATTATGGTAACGCACGACATTGAAAAATCTTTGGAAATCGTCGATCAGGTGATTTTCTTGGCGCACGGCGAAATTATGTTCTCCGGCTCACCGCAGGAAATGCGCGAACTGGATTCGCCTTGGGTGCGCCAGTTTGTCGGCGGGCTGGCAGACGGCCCCGTAGCATACCGTTATCCGGCGCAAACGTCGCTGCATCAGGACCTGTTGGGATAAATGAGTTGATGCCGTCTGAAACCGTTGAACTTTACATATAGAAATTTATGAATTTTATCCGTTCCGTCGGGGCGAAAACCCTCGGCTTTATTCAATCCCTCGGCAGTATTACGCTGTTTCTGCTGAACATTCTGGCGAAGTCCGGTACGGCTTTCGTCCGTCCGCGCCTGAGCGTGCGCCAAGTGTATTTCGCCGGCGTGCTGTCGGTGTTGATTGTTGCCGTTTCAGGGCTGTTTGTCGGCATGGTCTTGGGTTTGCAGGGCTATACGCAGTTGTCGAAATTCAAATCTGCCGATATTTTGGGCTATATGGTCGCGGCGTCACTGTTGCGCGAACTGGGTCCGGTGTTGGCGGCGATTCTGTTTGCCAGCAGCGCGGGCGGTGCGATGACCAGCGAAATCGGTTTGATGAAAACGACCGAACAGCTCGAAGCGATGAACGTGATGGCGGTCAACCCTGTCGCCCGCGTGGTTGCGCCGCGCTTTTGGGCGGGCGTGTTTTCCATGCCGCTTTTGGCTTCGATTTTCAACGTGGCGGGTATTTTCGGCGCGTATTTGGTCGGTGTAACCTGGCTGGGCTTGGACAGCGGCATTTTCTGGTCGCAAATGCAGAACAACATTACGATCCATTACGATGTAATCAACGGTCTGATTAAATCTGCCGCGTTCGGCGTGGCGGTAACGCTGATTGCCGTACATCAGGGCTTCCACTGCGTGCCGACTTCGGAAGGCATTTTGCGCGCCAGCACGCGTACGGTGGTTTCGTCCGCCCTGACGATTTTGGCGATAGACTTTGTGTTGACCGCGTGGATGTTTACAGATTGACAGGCCGTCTGAAAACGAAACAAAAAACATTTGGATATTCAAGGAACTTTAATGAAAAAGAATGTATTGGAATTTTGGGTCGGACTGTTTGTCCTGCTCGGCGTGGCAGCGGTCGGCTTTCTCGCTTTCCGCGTGGCGGGCGGCGCGGCGTTCGGCAATTCCGGCAAGACTTATACCGTATATGCCGATTTCAGCGACATCGGCGGCTTAAAGGCCAATGCGCCGATCAAATCCGCAGGCGTATTGGTCGGACGTGTCGGCTCCATCGAGCTTGACCCGAAATCCTATCAGGCGAAAGTCCGTCTCGATTTGGACAGCAAATATCAGTTCAGTAGCGACGTTTCCGCACAAATCCTGACCTCCGGCCTGTTGGGCGAACAATATATCGGCCTGCAACAAGGCGGCGACACCGAGAATCTTGCCGCAGGCGATACTATTTCCGTTACCAGCTCCGCCATGGTTCTGGAAAACCTAATCGGTAAATTCATGACCAGCTTCGCCGAGAAAAACGCGGCGGGCGGCGACAATGCAGCAAAAGCTACCGAATAAACGTACACCATCATATTCAAACTAGGACACTTAATCATGAAAAAAACCTCTTTCATCAGCGCATTGAGCATCAGCATCTTGAGCATCAGCATGGCGGTTGCCGCCCCTGCCGACGCAGTGAACCAAATCCGTCAGAACGCCACTCAAGTATTGAGCATCTTAAAAAACGGCGATGCCGGCACTGCTCGCCAAAAAGCCGAAGCTTACGCGACACCTTATTTCGATTTCCAACGTATGACCGCACTGGCGGTCGGCAACCCTTGGCGTACCGCGTCTGACGCGCAAAAACAAGCGTTGACCAAAGAATTTCAAACCCTGCTGATACGCACTTACTCCGGTACCATGTTGAAATTCAAAAACGCCAACGTCAACGTTAAAGACAACCCTATTATCAATAAAGGTGGCAAAGAAATCATCGTCCGAGCCGAAGTCGGCGTACCCGGGCAAAAACCCGTCAACATGGACTTCACTACCTACCAAAGCGGCAACAAATACCGTGCCTACAACGTCGCCATCGAAGGAGCGAGCTTGGTAACCGTTTACCGCAACCAATTCGGCGAAATTATCAAAGCGAAAGGCGTGGACGGGCTGATTGCCGAGTTGAAGGCTAAAAACAGCGGCAAATGACCAACAATCCATGCCGTCCGTCTGAGGGCGGCATGAGTTTTTCCAAGCAAACACTATGCATACAGAATTCAATAACGAAACATTGCGCGTCAGCGGCGACATTACCGTCAAAACCCTGACCGGGGAGACTTTTGAGCGGTTTCAACAACAATGCCGTCTGAAAGGAATCGTTGCCGTCGACTTCAGCGGCGTCAACCATGCCGATTCCGCATGCGTGTCGTTACTGCTCGAAATATTGCGCCGGCGCAAAGACAGTATCAGGCTGACCGGCATTCCCGAATCCGTGCGCGCACTGTCTGAACTGTACGAAATCAAAGACTGGCTGAAATCATGAAAAAAACCGCCTACGCCATCCTCCTGCTGATTGGATTCGCCTCGGCCCCTTCATTTGCAGAAACCCGTCCTGCCGATCCTTATGAAGGGTATAACCGCGCCGTCAGCAGGTTTAACGATCAAGCCGACCGCTACATTTTCGCCCCTGTCGCACGCGGCTACCGCAAAGTTACCCCGCAACCCGTCCGTACAGGTATTTCCAATTTCTTCAATAACCTGCGCGATGTGGTCAGTTTCGGCAGCAATATCTTGCGCTTGGACATCAAACGCGCAAGCGAAGACCTTGTCCGTGTCGGCATTAATACCACTTTCGGTTTGGGCGGGCTCATCGATATCGCCGGTGCAGGCGGCATACCCGATAACAAAAATACATTGGGCGATACATTTGCCACATGGGGCTGGAAAAACAGCAATTATTTCGTAATGCCCATTTTCGGCCCGTCCACAGTCCGCGATGCGCTTGGTACGGGTATTACCACTGTTTATCCGCCCAAGAATATCGTTTTCCATACCCCCGCCGGACGTTGGGGAACGACGGCCTTATCCGCCGTCAATACCCGTGAAGGCCTGCTTGACCTGACCGACGGCCTGGACGATGCTGCCATCGACAAATACAGCTACACACGCGACCTCTATATGAAGGTACGTGCCCGGCAGACCGGTGCGGCACCTGTTGAAAATCCTGAAGAGAACATCGACATCGATGAATTGGTAGAAAGTTCCGAAACCGGTGCGGCGGAAACTGCCGTTCAAGAAGGTTCTACCCCCGAGATGCAGGCAGAACAGCCGGAGGGTATCGAAACGCAACCTTAAAACCATGCCGTCTGAAACATCCTGTTCGGGCGGTATTCCCCATTCTGCCAAATCAGACATCCCGAGGAAGCGGATTGGGCTATAATATCCCCTTGTGCAGAACGTGCGACAGTAAAGGAAAAACCATGTACGAAGTCAACCGCAGCGTATTCGTCCTCATTCCCCTAGAACCTTTTTGGAACTGGCTGCAAAGCTTGCCGGGCAACCATCTGGACGGGCTGACCCTCGAAGACATACAGGCAGATGCCAATTCCTACCTTGTCCGCCCGTGTGAAACTGCCGACGAAGTATGGGATGAAATCGAGGCGCGTTTCGAAGATATTTTTGCCGCCGAACTTGCCGATTGGTGCGAAGACGAGCGCGAGTGGCCCACACTCGATGCCGATATTTTCAATGAATGGTTCGATATTCAGCTTTCCACCGTGATTACCGACCTTGAGCACGAACCGCTTGCCCGCGAAGCTTTCCAACCCATTAACCTGAACTGATGAAGCTGACCGTCCGCAATTACCACCTTGACGGTTACGGTCATGTGAACAATGCGCGCTACCTCGAATTCCTCGAGGAAGCGCGTTGGGCGTTTTTTGAGGAGCGCGGACTGCTGCATGAATTGTCAGACCTCATGCTCATTGTCGCCCGCATCGATATCCGTTACAGCCGTCCTGCCGTAGAGGGAGACGTATTGCAGTTTTCATGCCGTCTGAAAACGCCCGGTATGCGCCGTATCGTATTGACCCAAACCATTACGCTACCGAACGGAAAAACTGCAGCCGAAGCCGATATCACCCTGATGCCGGTCAGCGCAAAAACACAGCGTACCGTCAGCCTCCCCGTTACACTCGCACACGCATTGGAAGACTTGTCCGAATGAAAAAAATACTCACTGCCGCCGCCGTCGTATTGGTCGGCATCCTTATTGCCGCCGTTCTGATTCCCGACAGCAAAACCGCTCCCGCATTTTCGCTGCCCGACATGAACGGCAAAACCGTTTCCCATGCCGACCTTCAGGGTAGGGTAACCCTGATTAATTTTTGGTTTCCCTCCTGTCCCGGTTGCGTGAGCGAAATGCCCAAAGTGATTAAAACGGCGCATGACTACAAAAATAAAGATTTCCAAGTCCTCGCCGTTGCACAACCTATCGATCCGATAGAAAGCGTCCGCCAATACATTAAAGACTACGGTTTGCCCTTTACCGTCATGTATGATGCGGATAAAGCTGTCGGACAGGCGTTCGGCACGCAGGTTTATCCGACTTCCGTCCTCATCGGCAAAAAAGGCGAAATCCTCAAAACCTATGTCGGCGAACCTGATTTCGGTAAGCTCTATCAAGAAATCGATACCGCACTGGCACAATAGCGCGTTTGCGTTCATGCCGTCTGAAAGCATAAGAGCGGGAATATATCTGCATTCCCGCTCTTATGCTTTCAGACGGCATTTAATCATCCAGCAGATTTTTTTTCACCACTGCGGGATTGCCCGCTGCCAAAGAGTAGGGCGGAATGTCTTTCGTTACTACGGAACCTGCACCGACAACCGAACCGCGCCCGATGGTTACGCCAGCCATCACAATAACCCTCCTGCCCAGCCAAACATCGTCTTCCAGCGAAATCGGACGGATTTCCGTATAGCCCTCAAAGCGTTTTTTTGAACGGTCAAACTTGTGGTTATTTGAATAAAACAGACATTCCGGCCCCATCATCACATTCTTGCCGATTGTCAAACCACGGCAGATTTCACAGTTTACCCCGATACCGGAACCATCGCCCAAAACCGTATCCGGGAACACATAGGCACCGCGTTCGATATTGACCCCGCGTCCGATATGCGGAGAAACCCGCCGTGCCAGAAATACGCGTACGCTTTTGCCGATGATGCCGATACCGCGCATATGAGACGGCGGCAATAGGGAACCGGCGAAGCGCAGCAGCAGGGAAAAAAACTTCACCCTCATAAAACCTCCTTCAGAGTAACCTTTTTGCATTTTATCGAATATACTCTTGACGTAACAACAGAAAATAGAGAGAATGTCGGACTTGTCTGTAGCATAGGTACATCCCCTATGCCCGCTTTTTTGAAAGGAAATCAAATGAAACAAGGCACTCACCCGAATTATCACGAAGTTAACGTTACCTGCTCTTGCGGCAACAAATTCGTAACCAAATCCGCAATGGAAAAAGAAAACTTCAACATCGAGGTTTGCTCCCTGTGCCACCCGTTCTATACCGGCACCCAAAAAATCGTTGATACCACCGGTCGCGTGGACAAATTTAACAACAAATTCGGCAACCTGTTCAAACGTTGATTGCCGCTTTGCAAGAATTAAGCCTTGCCATCATTTCGATGGCAGGGCTTTTTAATATTTGGCACACTGACTTCTTATCTATATTTTGATGGCGTTGAAGTTGACATCTACAAAGTTTAATGTTTGAATACATTAAAAAATATATTTGAATGAGATGTTTTATGATTCAAAATGTTGTTACTTCAATAATACTGTATTCTGGGACAGCCGTAGACTTACTTATTATCCTAATGTTATTTTTTGCCAAAAGAAAAAGCAGAAAAGACATCATTAACATCTATTTAGGACAATTTCTAGGCTCTGTTAGTCTGATATTGCTAAGTTTGCTTTTTGCATTTGTCTTAGATTATATTCCTAGTAAAGAGATTTTAGGTTTGCTCGGCTTGATTCCAATTTTCCTAGGTCTCAAAGTTTTGCTTTTAGGAGATTCTGATGGAGAGGCTATTGCCAAAGAGGGTTTGCGCAAAGATAATAAAAACCTGATTTTTCTAGTCGCTATGATTACTTTTGCAAGTTGTGGTGTTGACAATATTGGTGTCTTTGTCCCATATTTTACTACCTTAAATTTAGCGAATTTGATAGTGGCTTTACTTACCTTTCTAGTCATGATTTATCTCTTGGTTTTTTCTGCCCAAAAATTAGCACAAGTCCCTTCTGTTGGAGAAACTTTGGAAAAATATAGCAGATGGTTTGTTGCCGTTGTTTATTTAGGATTGGGGATATATATCCTGGTTGAAAACAACAGTTTTGATATGCTATGGACTGTGTTGGGTCAGGAAAAAATATTATGAAAAAGATAGTATTTGCAAAGACTGCCATGTGCAGTCTTTTTTGTTGCCGGTCTTTTTTTGTCTGATGCCGTCTGAAGCAGTCTCTGCACGACCTTTGTGCGAATATTTGCTACACTTGGCAATCCGTCCATTTCTTCTCACGCTTATGCTGACCTATACCCCACCCGATGCCCGCCCTCCCACAAAAACCCATGAAAAACCGTGGCTGCTGATGCTGATGGCGTTTGCCTGGTTGTGGCCGGGTGTATTTTCACATGATTTATGGAATCCTGCCGAACCTGCCGTTTATACCGCCGTCGAAGCATTGACAGACAGCCGCGTTCCTTTGGTTGCCCATCTGTTCGGGCATGCCGACTTCGGCATACCGCCCGTTTATCTTTGGGTTGCCGCCGCGTTCAAAAATTTGCTGTCGCCGTGGGCTGCCGACCCATACGATGCCGCACGCTTTGCAGGCGTATTTTTTGCCGTTATCGGACTGACTTCCTGCGGCTTTGCCGGTTTCAACTTTTTGGGCAGACACCACGGGCGTAGCGTTGTTTTAATCCTTATCGGCTGTATCGGGCTGATTCCGATCGTACACTTTCTCAATCCTGCCGCCGCCGCTTTTGCCGCCGCAGGGCTGGTGTTGCACGGTTATTCTTTGGCGTGCCGCCGTGTGATTGCCGCCTCTTTCCTGCTCGGTACGGGTTGGACGCTGATGTCGTTGGCAGCAGGTTATCCGGCAGCATTTGCCCTGATGCTGCCCTTGCCCATATTGATGTTTTTCCGTCCGTGGCAAAGCAGGCGTTTGATTTTGACGGCAGTGGCATCACTTGCTTTTTCTTTGCCGCTTATGACCGTTTACCCGCTGCTCTTGGCAAAAACGCAGCCTGCACTGTTTGTACAATGGTCGGATTATCATATGTTCGGCACCTTTGGCGGTTTGCGGCACGTTCAGACGGCATTTAATTTATTTTATTATCTGAAAAATCTGCTTTGGTTTGCATTGCCTGCGTTGCCGCTGGCGGTTTGGACGGTTTGCCGCACACGCCTGTTTGCGACAGATTGGGGGATTTTGGGCGTCGTCTGGATGGTTGCCGTCATGGTGCTGCTTGCCGTCAATCCTCAGCGTTTTCAGGATAACCTCGTTTGGCTGCTGCCACCGCTTGCCCTGTTCGGCGCGGCGCAGCTGGACAGCCTGAGGCGCAGTGCGGCGGCTTTTGTCAACTGGTTCGGCGTTATGACATTCGGACTGTTCGCCGTATTTCTGTGGATAGGGTTTTTCGCCATCAATTACGGTTGGCCCGCCAAACTTGCCGAACGTGCCGCATATTTCAGCCCGTATTATGTTCCTGATATCGATCCCATTCCCATGACCGTTGCCATATTGTTTACCCCCCTGTGGCTGTGGGCAATTACCCGTAGGCACATACGCGGCAGGCAGGCAGTAACCAACTGGGCCGCAGGCGTTACCCTGACATGGGCGCTGTTGATGACGCTGTTTCTACCGTGGCTGGACGCGGCAAAAAGCCATGCGCCGGTCGTACGGGGCATGGAGGCATCGCTTTCTTCGGAATTGAAACAGAAACTTGCAGACGGCATTGAGTGTATCAGCATAGACAGCGGCGATCTGCACACACGAACCGTCTGGACGCAGTACGGTACATTGCCGCATCATATCGGCGATACCCGATGCCGCTACCGTATAACCCGACTGCCTAAAAATGCCGATATACCGCAGGGCTGGCAGACGGTATGGCAGGGTTCGCGTCCGCGCGATAAAGGCAGTAGATTTGCCCTTATTCAGAAAACTTGAGAAAGTAATTTAAAAACAGCGCATTAACTCTAATTTCTGGATTAAGTGTATGCAATCGCATATAATTGTGCGATTAAGTGTTTATGAAACAGCCGTTTTACAGGCATCACACAGGAGCAACAATCATCATGATGACCCTTTATTCCGGCATTACCTGCCCCTTCAGCCACCGCTGCCGCTTCGTCTTATACGAAAAAGGCATGGACTTTGAAATCAAAGACGTCGATATTTACAACAAACCCGAAGACCTCGCCGTCATGAATCCGTATAACCAAGTTCCCGTACTGGTCGAGCGCGATTTGGTGCTGCATGAGTCCAATATCATCAACGAATACATTGACGAACGTTTCCCCCATCCGCAGCTTATGCCCGGCGATCCCGTTATGCGCGGCCGGGGACGCTTGGTGTTGTACCGCATGGAAAAAGAACTGTTCAGCCTCGTTCAAATTTTGGAGAACCCTGCCTCCACCAATAAGGAGCAGGCAAAAGCGCGCGAAGCCATCGGCAACGGTCTGACCATGCTCGCCCCTTCATTCAGTAAAAACAAATATATTCTCGGCGATGACTTTTCCATGATTGACGTCGCCCTCGCACCGCTGTTGTGGCGGCTTGACCATTACGATATCAAATTGGGCAAAAGTGCCGCGCCGCTGCTCAAATACGCCGAACGGATTTTCCAACGCGAAGCCTTTATCGATGCGCTGACACCTGCGGAAAAGGCGATGCGCAAATAAGTTTGAAATGCCTGTAAAACCTGACGGTTTCAGGCATTTCTATATTCAGGCACATCATGGGGCACATTATGACCACTTCCACCAAACCTTATATCCTCCGCGCACTTTGCGAATGGTGTAGCGACAACGCCTTTACCCCCCACATCCTTGTCTGGGTAAACGAGCATACGCGCGTTCCCATGCAGTATGTCCGCGACAATGAAATCATGCTCAACATCGGTGCAACCGCCACCCAAAACCTTCAAATCGACAACGATTGGGTCAGCTTTTCCGCCCGTTTCGGCGGAAAGGCACACGATATATGGATACCTGTCGGACACGTCCTCAGCCTTTTTGCACGGGAGACTGGAGAAGGTATGGGGTTTGAATTGGAGGAGTACAGCCCTGATTCCCCGGTAGAACCGGAGCCTCAGACCGTGCCTGCTAAAAAAGGTCTGAAATTGGTCAAATAAATCTATGCCGTCTGAACGGAATCGCGTTTCAGACGGCATTTTATCCTATGGGCATAAACGGAATCCATTTATCGGCAAAACCTGTTTCGGCGTATCGAAACCGTGTTGCCCCTGTCAATTCGATATTGGGACATTGAAAATGCCGTCTGAACCTGCGATACGGGCTTCAGACGGCATTTTGCCTTATATTCGGGCAATCAGGCGGTCAGTACGGCTTTCAAGATTTTGTTGACTTCACCCATGTCGGCTTTACCTGCGAGGCGGGTTTTCAGCAGCCCCATGACTTTACCCATATCTGCCATACCTGCCGCGCCGATTTCGGCAACGGCAGCTTCGACCTCGCTACGGATTTCGTCGGCGGAAAGCATTTGGGGAAGGTAGCGGTGTAGTACCTCGATTTCGGCGTTTTCTTTGTCTGCTAAATCCTGGCGGCCGGCTTCAGTATAGATTTTTGCGCTGTCTTTGCGCTGTTTGACCATTTTGGTCAGGATGGAGGTGATTTTGGCATCGTCCGCTTCGGTGCGTTCGTCCACCTCAAACTGTTTGATGGCGGCGTTGATGAGGCGGATGGTGCCGAGCGACAATTGGTCTTTGGCACGCATGGCCGTTTTCATGTCTTCGGTAAGGTGGATTTTCAGGCTCATGATGTTCTCGCTGGAAGGGTTTCAGATTCGGATTCTAAGGTTAAGGGAAGGTGAATCAATCCCCGTACATAAGGATAGTAAGTTTTTGTGTGTCGGTAGGGCGGGTATTGTCAGGACATATCCGGTATCAACCGGTTCGTACTGTCGGGCTTCCGAGTTTGGTTAATGGTTAATAACGGCAGTCCGTGTGTTTCTGGCGGAAAATGGGCTCGCTGTCAGGCGATAAACAAAACACACCGCAGAGCAGGTCTTGCGGTGTGTCCTCATATCACAGGGCTGACCTGTAATCTGTACTGCTTGGATGTTTAGTACATCTTAGGAGGCAGTTGTTGGCTGCGCAGGCGTTTTTGCAGGCGTTTTACAGCTGCCGCTTTTTTGCGTTTGCGTTCGGTAGTCGGTTTTTCGTAGGCTTCGCGGGCGCGCAGCTCGGTCAGCAGACCGGTTTTTTCTACGGCGCGTTTGAAACGGCGCATGGCGACTTCAAATGGTTCATTCTCTTTTACGCGGATTGCAGGCATTTTATTTCCTTTAATAAATTCTGTTGTTTCATCTGCCCATAATATCGATGGAAAGGATAGGGCAGACGGTGTTATAGGTTTTCCGTATCTCTGTGCCTTTCGGCGGCGGGATACGCGCCGTGATGGAAACATCACCTCCTAACGGGTCGGCTTATGCCGTGAACTGCTTAACTTAAAAAAGCAGAAAAAAAAAAAATAATTTTCCGATTTTCTTATATTTGCGGTTTGGTGTCAATGTGGTTTGATAAAAATGCCGCCGGGGCTTTAGGGTGTTTTCTTTCAGACGGCATCGATAC
This genomic window contains:
- a CDS encoding ABC transporter ATP-binding protein; the encoded protein is MSPFPFIEMKDVAFAYGDRPILKNINFSIPQGNFAAVMGGSGSGKTTLMRLITGQIRPQSGQVLIEGRDLAGFSADELYEHRRRMGVLFQHGALFTDLSVFDNIAFPMRELTQLPEAVIRDLVLLKLNAVGLRGVENLMPSELSGGMSRRVALARTIALDPEIMLYDEPFTGLDPISLGVIAHLISRVNKALRSTSIMVTHDIEKSLEIVDQVIFLAHGEIMFSGSPQEMRELDSPWVRQFVGGLADGPVAYRYPAQTSLHQDLLG
- the mlaE gene encoding lipid asymmetry maintenance ABC transporter permease subunit MlaE is translated as MNFIRSVGAKTLGFIQSLGSITLFLLNILAKSGTAFVRPRLSVRQVYFAGVLSVLIVAVSGLFVGMVLGLQGYTQLSKFKSADILGYMVAASLLRELGPVLAAILFASSAGGAMTSEIGLMKTTEQLEAMNVMAVNPVARVVAPRFWAGVFSMPLLASIFNVAGIFGAYLVGVTWLGLDSGIFWSQMQNNITIHYDVINGLIKSAAFGVAVTLIAVHQGFHCVPTSEGILRASTRTVVSSALTILAIDFVLTAWMFTD
- the mlaD gene encoding outer membrane lipid asymmetry maintenance protein MlaD, translated to MKKNVLEFWVGLFVLLGVAAVGFLAFRVAGGAAFGNSGKTYTVYADFSDIGGLKANAPIKSAGVLVGRVGSIELDPKSYQAKVRLDLDSKYQFSSDVSAQILTSGLLGEQYIGLQQGGDTENLAAGDTISVTSSAMVLENLIGKFMTSFAEKNAAGGDNAAKATE
- a CDS encoding MlaC/ttg2D family ABC transporter substrate-binding protein, yielding MKKTSFISALSISILSISMAVAAPADAVNQIRQNATQVLSILKNGDAGTARQKAEAYATPYFDFQRMTALAVGNPWRTASDAQKQALTKEFQTLLIRTYSGTMLKFKNANVNVKDNPIINKGGKEIIVRAEVGVPGQKPVNMDFTTYQSGNKYRAYNVAIEGASLVTVYRNQFGEIIKAKGVDGLIAELKAKNSGK
- a CDS encoding STAS domain-containing protein, translating into MHTEFNNETLRVSGDITVKTLTGETFERFQQQCRLKGIVAVDFSGVNHADSACVSLLLEILRRRKDSIRLTGIPESVRALSELYEIKDWLKS
- a CDS encoding MlaA family lipoprotein, with the protein product MKKTAYAILLLIGFASAPSFAETRPADPYEGYNRAVSRFNDQADRYIFAPVARGYRKVTPQPVRTGISNFFNNLRDVVSFGSNILRLDIKRASEDLVRVGINTTFGLGGLIDIAGAGGIPDNKNTLGDTFATWGWKNSNYFVMPIFGPSTVRDALGTGITTVYPPKNIVFHTPAGRWGTTALSAVNTREGLLDLTDGLDDAAIDKYSYTRDLYMKVRARQTGAAPVENPEENIDIDELVESSETGAAETAVQEGSTPEMQAEQPEGIETQP
- a CDS encoding acyl-CoA thioesterase; amino-acid sequence: MKLTVRNYHLDGYGHVNNARYLEFLEEARWAFFEERGLLHELSDLMLIVARIDIRYSRPAVEGDVLQFSCRLKTPGMRRIVLTQTITLPNGKTAAEADITLMPVSAKTQRTVSLPVTLAHALEDLSE
- a CDS encoding peroxiredoxin family protein; its protein translation is MKKILTAAAVVLVGILIAAVLIPDSKTAPAFSLPDMNGKTVSHADLQGRVTLINFWFPSCPGCVSEMPKVIKTAHDYKNKDFQVLAVAQPIDPIESVRQYIKDYGLPFTVMYDADKAVGQAFGTQVYPTSVLIGKKGEILKTYVGEPDFGKLYQEIDTALAQ
- a CDS encoding acyltransferase; translation: MRVKFFSLLLRFAGSLLPPSHMRGIGIIGKSVRVFLARRVSPHIGRGVNIERGAYVFPDTVLGDGSGIGVNCEICRGLTIGKNVMMGPECLFYSNNHKFDRSKKRFEGYTEIRPISLEDDVWLGRRVIVMAGVTIGRGSVVGAGSVVTKDIPPYSLAAGNPAVVKKNLLDD
- the rpmE gene encoding 50S ribosomal protein L31, with translation MKQGTHPNYHEVNVTCSCGNKFVTKSAMEKENFNIEVCSLCHPFYTGTQKIVDTTGRVDKFNNKFGNLFKR
- a CDS encoding CadD family cadmium resistance transporter, producing the protein MIQNVVTSIILYSGTAVDLLIILMLFFAKRKSRKDIINIYLGQFLGSVSLILLSLLFAFVLDYIPSKEILGLLGLIPIFLGLKVLLLGDSDGEAIAKEGLRKDNKNLIFLVAMITFASCGVDNIGVFVPYFTTLNLANLIVALLTFLVMIYLLVFSAQKLAQVPSVGETLEKYSRWFVAVVYLGLGIYILVENNSFDMLWTVLGQEKIL
- a CDS encoding ArnT family glycosyltransferase, whose translation is MPSEAVSARPLCEYLLHLAIRPFLLTLMLTYTPPDARPPTKTHEKPWLLMLMAFAWLWPGVFSHDLWNPAEPAVYTAVEALTDSRVPLVAHLFGHADFGIPPVYLWVAAAFKNLLSPWAADPYDAARFAGVFFAVIGLTSCGFAGFNFLGRHHGRSVVLILIGCIGLIPIVHFLNPAAAAFAAAGLVLHGYSLACRRVIAASFLLGTGWTLMSLAAGYPAAFALMLPLPILMFFRPWQSRRLILTAVASLAFSLPLMTVYPLLLAKTQPALFVQWSDYHMFGTFGGLRHVQTAFNLFYYLKNLLWFALPALPLAVWTVCRTRLFATDWGILGVVWMVAVMVLLAVNPQRFQDNLVWLLPPLALFGAAQLDSLRRSAAAFVNWFGVMTFGLFAVFLWIGFFAINYGWPAKLAERAAYFSPYYVPDIDPIPMTVAILFTPLWLWAITRRHIRGRQAVTNWAAGVTLTWALLMTLFLPWLDAAKSHAPVVRGMEASLSSELKQKLADGIECISIDSGDLHTRTVWTQYGTLPHHIGDTRCRYRITRLPKNADIPQGWQTVWQGSRPRDKGSRFALIQKT
- a CDS encoding glutathione S-transferase N-terminal domain-containing protein, with product MMTLYSGITCPFSHRCRFVLYEKGMDFEIKDVDIYNKPEDLAVMNPYNQVPVLVERDLVLHESNIINEYIDERFPHPQLMPGDPVMRGRGRLVLYRMEKELFSLVQILENPASTNKEQAKAREAIGNGLTMLAPSFSKNKYILGDDFSMIDVALAPLLWRLDHYDIKLGKSAAPLLKYAERIFQREAFIDALTPAEKAMRK
- a CDS encoding ClpXP protease specificity-enhancing factor, with product MTTSTKPYILRALCEWCSDNAFTPHILVWVNEHTRVPMQYVRDNEIMLNIGATATQNLQIDNDWVSFSARFGGKAHDIWIPVGHVLSLFARETGEGMGFELEEYSPDSPVEPEPQTVPAKKGLKLVK
- a CDS encoding GatB/YqeY domain-containing protein — its product is MSLKIHLTEDMKTAMRAKDQLSLGTIRLINAAIKQFEVDERTEADDAKITSILTKMVKQRKDSAKIYTEAGRQDLADKENAEIEVLHRYLPQMLSADEIRSEVEAAVAEIGAAGMADMGKVMGLLKTRLAGKADMGEVNKILKAVLTA
- the rpsU gene encoding 30S ribosomal protein S21; amino-acid sequence: MPAIRVKENEPFEVAMRRFKRAVEKTGLLTELRAREAYEKPTTERKRKKAAAVKRLQKRLRSQQLPPKMY